The Gammaproteobacteria bacterium genomic sequence GGAACGATGAACCACCTGGTCATCGCCCCGGTGTTGCTGCCGCTGCTGGCGGGTATCCTGCTGCTGTTGCTGCGCCGGCGGAATCTGCCGCTGCAACGCGCTGCAGGTGCGAATTCATTCGCACATTTAACCCTTCAGCGCGCCCTGAGCGTCACTGCCGTGGCCGCCCAGATCGGGCTGGCTGCGGGGCTCATGGCGGCGGTGAGCGGCGGCGACATTCTGGTCTACGCCCTGGGCGACTGGCCGGCGCCGTTTGGCATCGTGCTGGTGGCGGATCGGCTCTCCGCCTGGATGCTGCTCATCACCGCGCTGCTCTCGCTGTTCGCTCTGCTCTACGCGATACGTGGCGCCGACCACGCCGGCGCGCATTTCCATGTGCTGTTCCAGCTGCTGCTGTTCGGCCTGAACGGCGCCTTCCTCACCGGCGACCTGTTCAACCTGTTCGTGTTCTTCGAGATTCTGCTGCTGGCCTCCTACGGCTTGCTGTTGCACGGCGGCGGGCGGCGGCGCACCCGCGCGGGCCTGCATTTCGTGGTAATCAACCTGGCCGGTTCCACCTTGTTCCTGTTCGCCATAGGCACCTTGTATGGCGTGCTGGGCACGCTCAACATGGCCGACCTGGCAGTGAAGGTGGCGGCTACGCCGCCCGAAAACGTCCCGCTGGTGCGGGCGGCCGGCCTGTTGCTGTTTGGCGTGTTCGCCCTCAAAGCGGCACTGCTGCCGCTGTACCTGTGGCTGCCCGCCGCCTACGCCCACACCAGCGCGCCGGTGGCGGCGCTGTTCGCGATCATGACCAAGGTCGGGGCCTACAGCATCCTGCGCGTGTACACGCTGATCTTCGGCGACCAGGCCGGCCCGGCGGCCAACCTGATTGAACCCTGGTTGCTGCCGCTGGCGCTGGTCACACTGGCAGTGGGCATGCTGGGCGCAGTGGCCAGCACCCATCTGCGCCAGCAGGTGGCTTATCTGGTAGTGGCCTCCATCGGCTCGTTGCTGACCGCCTTCGGCCTTAACAGCGCCGCCGGCATCGCCGCCGGACTGTATTACCTGCCGCATACCACCTTCACGCTGGCGGCGTTCTTTTTGCTGGCGGATGCCATCGCCAACCGTCGCGGCCCGCTGGGCGACCGGCTCGATCCCGGCCCGGTCATCGCCAACTCGCGACTGCTCGGCGCCCTGTTCTTCGTCACCGCCATCCTGGCGGCGGGTCTGCCGCCGCTGTCCGGCTTTCTCGGCAAGTTCCTGATACTGCGCGCCGCCTTGGAACACCCGGCCCTGCCCTGGGTGATGGGGGTGCTGCTGGTGACTGCGCTCCTCGGCCTGATCGCCCTGGCGCGCAGCGGCAGCCTGCTGTTCTACCGGGCGCAGCCGGCCGAGACTGCCGTACCCGCGGCGGCGCCCGGCGGCGGAGAACTCGCACCCATCATGGGGCTGCTCGCCCTGTGCCTGGCGCTGACGATCTGGGCCGGGCCGGCCACGGACTTCGCCCGCGCCACCGCCGGGCAGTTATTACAACCCTACCACTATGTCCACGCCGTGCTCGGCGGGGGAGGGAGCCGCTGATGCGCCGCCTGCTGCCCCACCCTCTTGTCAC encodes the following:
- a CDS encoding monovalent cation/H+ antiporter subunit D; translated protein: MNHLVIAPVLLPLLAGILLLLLRRRNLPLQRAAGANSFAHLTLQRALSVTAVAAQIGLAAGLMAAVSGGDILVYALGDWPAPFGIVLVADRLSAWMLLITALLSLFALLYAIRGADHAGAHFHVLFQLLLFGLNGAFLTGDLFNLFVFFEILLLASYGLLLHGGGRRRTRAGLHFVVINLAGSTLFLFAIGTLYGVLGTLNMADLAVKVAATPPENVPLVRAAGLLLFGVFALKAALLPLYLWLPAAYAHTSAPVAALFAIMTKVGAYSILRVYTLIFGDQAGPAANLIEPWLLPLALVTLAVGMLGAVASTHLRQQVAYLVVASIGSLLTAFGLNSAAGIAAGLYYLPHTTFTLAAFFLLADAIANRRGPLGDRLDPGPVIANSRLLGALFFVTAILAAGLPPLSGFLGKFLILRAALEHPALPWVMGVLLVTALLGLIALARSGSLLFYRAQPAETAVPAAAPGGGELAPIMGLLALCLALTIWAGPATDFARATAGQLLQPYHYVHAVLGGGGSR